In a single window of the Syntrophorhabdaceae bacterium genome:
- a CDS encoding pentapeptide repeat-containing protein has translation MKRNLLVPVLGLLSLSLVLTCVPAYAFKQADVEKLLNTKECQWCDLHGADLTGASLAGANLASANLSSAKLSKANLSGANLAGAYFRNANLTQANLTNAFFSKANLHGADVTGAVLTGAELTAAIWINGEKCIEGSVGECKTKQLYP, from the coding sequence ATGAAAAGAAATTTGTTAGTGCCTGTTCTTGGTCTTCTTTCGCTATCCCTCGTGCTCACCTGTGTTCCTGCCTATGCGTTTAAACAGGCGGACGTGGAGAAGCTCCTCAACACAAAAGAGTGCCAGTGGTGCGATCTGCATGGCGCCGACCTTACCGGGGCAAGCCTCGCGGGCGCCAATCTGGCATCGGCAAACCTTTCGAGCGCCAAGCTCTCAAAAGCGAATTTGAGCGGTGCGAACCTTGCGGGCGCCTATTTTCGCAATGCCAATCTCACACAGGCGAATCTCACCAATGCATTCTTCAGTAAAGCCAATTTGCATGGCGCCGATGTAACAGGCGCAGTTCTCACAGGCGCCGAACTTACCGCGGCCATCTGGATCAACGGGGAAAAATGTATCGAGGGATCCGTGGGCGAATGCAAGACAAAGCAGCTCTATCCTTAG
- a CDS encoding dodecin family protein, which yields MRSDGRVARVTEIVAGSTKSFDDAVMVGFKRASKTLRGITGLRVKDHRCSVEDGKITEFRVTLDVIFVLEN from the coding sequence GTGAGATCTGACGGCAGAGTAGCGAGAGTGACTGAAATAGTCGCGGGCTCCACCAAAAGTTTTGACGATGCGGTAATGGTCGGTTTCAAGCGTGCTTCCAAGACGTTAAGAGGCATAACCGGTTTGCGGGTGAAAGATCACCGATGCAGCGTGGAAGATGGCAAAATCACCGAATTCAGGGTTACCCTGGATGTAATTTTCGTTTTGGAGAATTAG
- a CDS encoding aminopeptidase has translation MLTEGQLQNYADILLWGLKTARSGKFSKGDMVLLQYESPAVRLAEIIYGKILDLGLNPVQRMGMTFTMEHDFYMKAGKGQLTFTAPGEKEFYENLHGRIFLRAPESLFHLKDVDPVKIGKFLVSRKYLRDILEKREEKGLHGWTLCTFPTAELAKHAKTSLKQYTNQIIQACYLDKDDPVREWETIHRSVKEIKKWLNSLKIKSLHVESEHVDLKVTPGEMRKWAGVSGHNLPSFEIFLSPDWRGTEGAYYANLPSFRSGNYVEGVRLLFRKGSVVKVEAEAGGEFAEKQMSLDKGASRLGEFSLTDRRFSRINRFMADTLFDENFGGDHGNVHIAVGSSYTDTYSGDPEEMTKDLKKELGFNDSALHWDLVNTEDKTVTATLSSGKRLVIYEKGMFRV, from the coding sequence ATGCTTACCGAGGGGCAGCTCCAAAATTATGCGGATATACTTCTCTGGGGTCTGAAGACGGCGCGAAGCGGCAAGTTTTCGAAAGGCGACATGGTCCTCCTCCAGTATGAATCACCGGCCGTGAGGCTCGCCGAGATCATTTACGGCAAGATCCTGGACCTGGGGTTGAATCCCGTCCAGAGAATGGGGATGACCTTCACCATGGAGCATGATTTTTATATGAAGGCGGGAAAGGGGCAGCTTACTTTTACGGCGCCGGGAGAAAAAGAGTTCTACGAGAATCTCCATGGAAGAATATTCCTCAGGGCTCCCGAATCTCTCTTCCACCTCAAGGACGTCGACCCGGTGAAAATAGGCAAATTCCTTGTTTCCAGAAAATATCTCAGGGACATCCTGGAAAAAAGGGAAGAGAAGGGCCTCCACGGATGGACGCTCTGCACCTTTCCCACGGCGGAGCTGGCGAAGCACGCGAAAACATCCCTGAAGCAATATACGAATCAGATAATTCAGGCCTGTTATCTTGATAAGGATGATCCGGTACGCGAGTGGGAAACCATCCACCGCAGCGTGAAAGAGATCAAGAAATGGCTTAACAGCTTAAAGATCAAGTCACTTCATGTGGAATCGGAGCATGTCGACCTGAAGGTGACTCCCGGGGAGATGAGAAAATGGGCGGGCGTTTCCGGCCATAATCTCCCCAGTTTCGAGATATTTCTCTCTCCTGATTGGCGGGGAACGGAAGGCGCCTATTATGCGAACCTCCCTTCCTTTCGAAGCGGCAATTACGTGGAGGGGGTGCGCCTCCTGTTCCGCAAGGGCTCGGTCGTAAAGGTCGAGGCCGAGGCGGGAGGAGAATTTGCCGAAAAGCAGATGTCCCTCGATAAAGGAGCATCGCGGCTCGGGGAGTTCTCCCTCACGGACAGAAGGTTCTCGCGAATCAACCGCTTCATGGCGGATACGCTTTTTGACGAGAATTTCGGAGGAGACCACGGCAACGTACATATTGCGGTAGGCTCCTCCTATACCGACACCTACTCCGGAGATCCCGAAGAGATGACGAAGGATTTAAAAAAAGAACTTGGATTCAACGACTCCGCCCTTCATTGGGATCTCGTCAATACGGAGGATAAGACGGTGACCGCCACCCTCTCCTCGGGAAAGCGGCTCGTCATATATGAAAAGGGGATGTTTAGGGTCTGA
- a CDS encoding HU family DNA-binding protein: MTKTEIVEKIAKEIKVTKSTAAKAFEVVVGSVKDALQKGDKVSIVGFGTFSVTTRKARKGRNPKTGQEIKIAAKKAPKFTPGKGLKDTVNAAGKGKAKKTK, encoded by the coding sequence ATGACAAAAACTGAAATTGTGGAAAAGATTGCAAAAGAGATCAAGGTCACGAAAAGTACCGCAGCGAAAGCCTTTGAGGTCGTCGTCGGCTCCGTCAAAGATGCGCTCCAAAAAGGAGACAAGGTATCGATCGTAGGTTTTGGAACCTTCTCCGTTACCACGAGAAAAGCGAGAAAAGGTAGAAACCCCAAAACAGGACAGGAAATAAAGATCGCGGCGAAGAAAGCTCCCAAGTTCACCCCCGGAAAGGGTCTCAAAGATACCGTCAATGCCGCAGGAAAAGGAAAAGCAAAAAAGACTAAATAA
- a CDS encoding HDOD domain-containing protein, producing the protein MIENFREKVEETINFLPPMPSIMMELIDALNNEDVDLRSLGKIISRDPAMVMNVLKIANSAFYGLPTKITNIEQAVRMLGTNEITSLCISCSASRSLKPPKGVETLNMKEFWRHSVATGVIGKILCNKLSMGRLESLYLAGLVHDVGKVVLDRFIHDAYRQIVELTYKENISILEAETMVVGASHDIVGGWLMERWRLPPIFGEVARYHHAVNETPDKSVVVVALINMADQLARLKGYGFGGDRNGVDFSITDAFKILQKKNRDLADLDVFKLVWDLDGAHEEIEEMERIVNR; encoded by the coding sequence GTGATCGAGAACTTTAGGGAAAAGGTTGAGGAGACCATCAATTTTTTGCCGCCCATGCCGTCGATCATGATGGAGTTGATCGACGCGCTCAATAACGAAGATGTCGATCTCAGGTCCCTCGGCAAGATCATATCGAGAGACCCGGCAATGGTGATGAATGTTCTTAAGATTGCCAATTCGGCTTTTTACGGCCTGCCCACAAAGATCACCAACATCGAACAGGCAGTCCGGATGCTCGGAACGAATGAAATCACGTCCCTGTGCATCTCGTGCAGCGCAAGCCGCTCCTTGAAGCCGCCCAAGGGAGTGGAGACCTTGAACATGAAGGAGTTCTGGCGCCATTCCGTTGCCACCGGCGTGATCGGAAAGATACTCTGCAACAAGCTGAGCATGGGACGGCTCGAGAGCCTTTATCTTGCCGGCCTGGTCCATGACGTGGGAAAAGTGGTACTCGACAGGTTTATTCATGATGCGTACAGGCAGATCGTGGAGCTCACCTATAAAGAAAATATATCCATCCTCGAGGCGGAAACAATGGTCGTGGGGGCATCCCATGATATCGTCGGCGGCTGGCTTATGGAGAGATGGCGCCTGCCCCCTATATTCGGGGAAGTGGCGCGTTACCATCATGCGGTGAATGAGACCCCGGATAAAAGCGTGGTAGTGGTGGCCCTCATCAATATGGCAGACCAACTCGCCCGGCTCAAGGGATATGGTTTCGGAGGAGACAGGAACGGCGTCGATTTCTCCATCACCGACGCCTTTAAAATACTTCAAAAGAAAAACCGTGATCTCGCCGATCTCGACGTCTTTAAGCTCGTATGGGACCTTGACGGGGCCCATGAAGAGATCGAAGAGATGGAGCGCATTGTAAACCGCTGA
- the ybaK gene encoding Cys-tRNA(Pro) deacylase gives MAKHASPVTAAIRMLKERNIPFTEHPYKYEDKGGTHVSATELGVDEHGVIKTLIMEDEEKRPLVVLMHGDKQVSTKELARIAGVKRIGACSPETAYKHSGYLVGGTSPFGTKKTMPVYMEETIADLPRIYINGGRRGYLVGIDPKDLMDLLKPVSVKVAI, from the coding sequence ATGGCTAAACACGCAAGCCCCGTCACCGCCGCTATTCGCATGCTCAAAGAGAGAAATATACCCTTTACGGAGCATCCTTATAAATATGAAGATAAAGGCGGAACTCATGTGTCCGCAACGGAGCTGGGAGTGGACGAGCACGGGGTGATAAAAACCCTGATAATGGAGGATGAAGAGAAAAGACCGCTTGTCGTGCTCATGCACGGAGACAAGCAGGTCTCGACAAAAGAGCTTGCCCGTATCGCGGGAGTGAAGCGAATAGGGGCGTGCAGTCCGGAAACGGCATACAAACATTCGGGCTACCTGGTGGGCGGCACCTCACCCTTCGGTACAAAGAAAACAATGCCTGTCTATATGGAGGAGACTATCGCCGACCTCCCGAGAATTTACATCAACGGAGGGCGGAGAGGTTACCTCGTCGGAATAGACCCTAAAGACCTTATGGACCTCCTGAAGCCCGTATCGGTAAAAGTGGCGATTTAG
- a CDS encoding arsenate reductase family protein, with product MNIQIFGTDKCQDTRKAQRYFKERGIAFQFVNLAQKGLSKGELSRIKAAVGIENMVDKEGKEYARLNLRYLTHDAEEELLNHPLLIKTPIVRNGQKATVGYAPVIWREWEQEE from the coding sequence ATGAATATTCAGATATTCGGCACCGATAAATGCCAGGATACACGAAAGGCGCAAAGATATTTTAAAGAAAGAGGTATCGCCTTTCAATTTGTCAATCTTGCCCAAAAAGGGTTGAGCAAAGGAGAGCTCTCCCGGATAAAAGCGGCGGTAGGGATCGAAAATATGGTCGACAAAGAGGGCAAGGAGTATGCCCGGCTGAACCTCAGGTATCTCACCCATGACGCGGAAGAGGAATTGCTCAACCATCCCCTGCTCATTAAAACTCCCATCGTGAGAAACGGTCAGAAGGCGACTGTGGGGTACGCTCCCGTTATATGGAGGGAGTGGGAGCAGGAAGAATAA
- a CDS encoding S8 family serine peptidase encodes MPRVPFLALSGFIAFITFASLAIPISYSATPSPDDPIAKVRSRGGYAGLLSTAVKRGAVKVIVKVDASLPSEGDKAEAFRSVISGAQDQVLSELKASGKPPLRALKFATIPYMALTVDGPTLESLLSSASVTGIFEDKKARPKLDTSVPRIDANTLHRSQLTGTGIAVAILDTGVDKLHPFLKGSVVSEACYSTNDTSHKATSLCPKKADESTAAGSAMPYGGACPIEECGHGTNVAGIIAGRSGIAGSPGPGVAPGASIIAIQVFSRLESKEDCDDGEAPCVTSYDSDQIQGLERVYALRTTYTIGAVNMSLGGGQYASNCDDDPIKAIIDNLRAAGIATIIASGNEEYCGSTGAPACVSTAVSVGATDEDNTVADYSNSATFLTLLAPGSEITTAFPRQEGGGYETESGTSMAAPHVAGAWALLKQAKPAATVNEILAAFTSTGTEVTDTGKCPSVTKKLINVYQAYQALIGKATLIIGKSGKGSGAVSSSPSGINCGTQCSVVFANGAAITLTAVPASDSTFSGWTGGGCSGTGACNLSLTGKTQVTASFSGPCDYTINPGHKDFPSKGGNVTVNVRATGEDNCPAPGITVDDTWMSASLTSFRKNRGSVKIFTYYNDNPDPRTGTVTIGDEEFSVEQKETTCTMPSVSPMKETFAADEDSAKFTVNQKTDCAWTARVVPPADEWLTVTSGATGSGTGRVSFGVAENTTEDKRSGKIEVSLNLFPNKKRLFTVQQDAP; translated from the coding sequence ATGCCTCGCGTGCCCTTTCTTGCCTTGTCGGGATTCATTGCTTTCATCACATTTGCGTCTCTCGCCATCCCAATTTCCTACAGCGCGACGCCTTCTCCCGATGATCCCATCGCGAAGGTCAGGAGCCGGGGCGGATATGCCGGACTCCTCTCTACCGCCGTGAAACGGGGCGCGGTAAAGGTCATCGTGAAGGTCGATGCCTCTCTCCCATCGGAAGGGGATAAGGCAGAGGCATTTCGCTCGGTCATTTCAGGAGCCCAGGACCAGGTGCTTTCCGAGCTGAAAGCCTCCGGCAAGCCGCCCCTCAGAGCCCTTAAGTTCGCCACCATCCCCTACATGGCATTGACCGTGGACGGTCCGACCCTTGAAAGCCTCCTCTCTTCTGCCTCCGTGACAGGGATTTTCGAGGATAAGAAGGCGCGGCCCAAACTCGATACGAGCGTTCCCCGGATCGATGCCAATACGCTCCACAGATCGCAGCTCACCGGCACGGGCATTGCGGTGGCGATACTCGATACGGGCGTGGACAAGCTCCACCCCTTTCTCAAGGGAAGCGTGGTTTCCGAGGCATGTTACTCGACCAACGATACGTCCCATAAGGCAACGTCCCTATGCCCCAAAAAGGCGGATGAATCGACTGCAGCCGGCTCCGCCATGCCTTACGGAGGGGCATGTCCGATCGAAGAATGCGGCCACGGCACGAACGTGGCCGGCATCATCGCAGGCAGGAGCGGCATAGCGGGAAGCCCCGGGCCGGGAGTCGCACCCGGTGCATCGATAATCGCAATACAGGTATTTTCGCGGCTCGAATCGAAGGAAGACTGCGATGACGGCGAGGCCCCCTGCGTCACTTCTTATGATTCAGACCAGATACAAGGGCTGGAGCGCGTCTATGCGCTCCGCACCACCTACACCATCGGGGCGGTAAATATGAGCCTCGGTGGGGGACAGTATGCCTCCAACTGCGACGATGATCCGATAAAGGCAATTATCGATAACCTGAGGGCCGCGGGCATTGCCACCATCATCGCCAGCGGAAATGAAGAATACTGCGGCTCTACCGGCGCCCCCGCCTGTGTTTCGACCGCCGTAAGCGTGGGAGCAACGGATGAGGACAACACAGTGGCAGACTATTCGAACAGCGCGACCTTTTTAACCCTCCTCGCCCCAGGATCAGAAATTACCACTGCCTTCCCCAGGCAGGAGGGCGGTGGATACGAGACAGAGAGCGGCACATCCATGGCAGCCCCCCATGTGGCGGGCGCCTGGGCGCTCCTCAAGCAGGCCAAGCCCGCGGCCACGGTAAACGAGATACTGGCTGCATTCACCTCCACGGGCACAGAGGTGACGGATACAGGGAAATGCCCGTCAGTGACCAAAAAGCTGATCAATGTGTATCAGGCGTATCAGGCCCTTATCGGGAAAGCCACACTTATCATCGGGAAATCGGGAAAAGGCTCCGGTGCGGTCAGCTCTTCTCCTTCCGGCATCAATTGCGGTACCCAATGCTCCGTGGTCTTTGCGAACGGAGCAGCTATCACGCTTACCGCGGTCCCGGCTTCGGATTCCACCTTTTCCGGCTGGACGGGCGGCGGCTGCTCCGGGACAGGAGCGTGCAATCTCTCCCTGACAGGGAAAACACAGGTAACCGCCTCATTTTCCGGGCCCTGCGATTACACGATCAACCCCGGCCACAAGGATTTCCCGAGCAAGGGAGGCAATGTCACCGTAAACGTCAGGGCAACGGGAGAAGACAACTGCCCTGCCCCCGGCATCACGGTCGACGATACATGGATGTCGGCCAGCCTCACTTCCTTCAGGAAAAACCGGGGATCTGTGAAGATCTTTACCTATTATAACGATAATCCAGACCCCCGCACCGGGACCGTTACGATCGGAGACGAGGAGTTTTCCGTGGAGCAGAAGGAGACTACCTGCACCATGCCTTCCGTTTCTCCTATGAAAGAAACCTTTGCCGCGGACGAGGATTCAGCCAAATTTACCGTGAACCAGAAGACCGACTGTGCGTGGACCGCAAGGGTAGTCCCTCCCGCCGACGAGTGGCTCACCGTCACTTCAGGGGCCACAGGCTCAGGAACCGGCAGAGTCTCATTCGGAGTAGCGGAGAACACGACCGAGGACAAACGGAGCGGGAAAATAGAGGTATCCCTCAACCTCTTTCCCAACAAAAAACGGCTATTTACCGTACAGCAGGACGCTCCTTAG
- a CDS encoding MBL fold metallo-hydrolase, with protein sequence MKIRFLGAARVVTGSCYHLTAGKTQILVDCGMYQGKNGDDINRTPFAFDPAAIDYLLVTHAHLDHSGLLPKLVMDGFHGRIIATHGTADLLEIMLSDSAHIQEKDAEWATKKSHRAGRDEIIEPLYREEDVKRVVALIERVKYEEPRDLAPGVKYRFIDAGHILGSSSLEIWYDSPGGEKKIVFSGDVGKKENFIINDPHHIQKANYVLVESTYGNRFHKGIQESIDELAQAVSDTLKRRGNVLMPAFAVGRTQDILYILSQLIKEKRLPPLDVYVDSPLADKATQIYLHHPEYFDPEAVNMFKAQGTDGMRLHFTKTPEESMALNKIKSGAIIIAGSGMCEGGRIRHHFKHNLWRTECSIIFTGFQVKGTLGRFIVDGARTVRVLGEEIAIRAKVHTINGFSAHADQKELLEWLGTFTEDPEIFIVHGEEAVCLEFETVVREKLGLKTYVPHKGEELEI encoded by the coding sequence ATGAAGATACGGTTCTTGGGGGCCGCGCGGGTTGTGACCGGCTCATGTTATCATCTGACGGCGGGAAAGACGCAGATCCTCGTGGATTGCGGAATGTACCAGGGCAAGAATGGGGACGATATCAACAGGACCCCCTTTGCCTTCGATCCGGCCGCGATAGATTATCTTCTCGTCACCCATGCCCACCTCGACCACTCGGGCCTATTGCCCAAGCTCGTGATGGACGGGTTCCACGGGAGGATCATCGCCACCCACGGAACGGCCGATCTTCTGGAGATCATGCTCTCCGACTCGGCCCACATCCAGGAAAAGGACGCCGAGTGGGCGACAAAGAAATCTCATCGTGCGGGAAGGGACGAGATAATCGAGCCTCTCTATCGCGAGGAGGACGTGAAGAGGGTCGTGGCATTGATCGAAAGGGTGAAATACGAAGAACCGCGCGACCTTGCGCCGGGCGTAAAATACCGGTTTATAGACGCGGGCCATATCCTCGGCTCCAGTTCCCTCGAAATCTGGTATGACAGCCCCGGGGGAGAAAAAAAGATAGTCTTTTCCGGCGATGTGGGCAAGAAAGAGAATTTCATAATAAACGACCCCCACCACATACAGAAGGCAAATTATGTATTGGTCGAATCTACGTATGGAAACAGGTTCCATAAGGGCATTCAGGAGAGCATCGACGAGCTTGCCCAGGCTGTTTCCGACACATTAAAAAGAAGAGGCAATGTTCTCATGCCTGCCTTCGCTGTGGGACGAACGCAGGACATACTCTACATATTGAGCCAGCTGATAAAGGAGAAGAGGCTTCCTCCCCTGGATGTCTATGTGGATAGTCCCCTTGCCGACAAGGCGACCCAGATATATCTTCATCACCCCGAATATTTCGACCCCGAAGCGGTCAATATGTTCAAGGCCCAGGGGACGGACGGGATGAGGCTCCACTTTACGAAAACCCCCGAAGAATCGATGGCCCTTAATAAAATAAAATCGGGAGCGATTATTATCGCAGGCAGCGGGATGTGCGAAGGGGGTCGCATCAGGCACCATTTCAAGCATAACCTCTGGAGAACCGAATGCAGCATCATCTTCACCGGCTTCCAGGTAAAAGGCACTTTGGGCAGGTTCATCGTCGACGGGGCCAGGACGGTCCGAGTTCTCGGTGAAGAGATCGCCATCAGGGCAAAGGTACATACCATAAACGGTTTCTCCGCTCATGCGGACCAGAAGGAACTGCTCGAGTGGCTCGGCACCTTCACCGAAGATCCGGAGATCTTTATCGTCCATGGCGAGGAAGCGGTATGCCTGGAGTTCGAGACGGTGGTGAGGGAGAAGCTGGGGCTTAAGACCTATGTGCCCCATAAGGGAGAGGAGCTTGAAATCTGA
- a CDS encoding pentapeptide repeat-containing protein, producing the protein MARAILSGLVSLLFCVAFIFCGNGFCFNDEDVQKLKKTGQCPGCDLAGAYLTGSKLPGANLSGANLSNASMSSSDLAGANLSGANLFGINMTAAKMPGATLKNAQMKSAILTGAILQNADLTNANLTGIALWDANLTGANLTGATFTKANLGGAMWTDGIKCKEESVGVCNK; encoded by the coding sequence ATGGCGAGAGCGATTTTGTCCGGTCTTGTATCCCTGTTATTCTGCGTTGCCTTTATTTTCTGCGGAAACGGATTCTGTTTTAATGATGAAGATGTGCAGAAGCTTAAGAAAACAGGCCAGTGTCCGGGATGCGACCTTGCGGGGGCCTACCTCACGGGCTCGAAGCTTCCCGGGGCGAATCTCAGCGGTGCAAACCTTTCCAATGCGAGCATGTCCAGTTCCGATCTTGCAGGGGCAAATCTGAGCGGCGCCAATCTGTTCGGAATAAATATGACCGCCGCCAAAATGCCCGGCGCCACACTTAAGAATGCCCAGATGAAGTCTGCCATCCTGACCGGCGCAATACTCCAAAACGCCGACCTGACCAATGCAAACCTTACAGGCATAGCCTTATGGGATGCAAACCTGACCGGCGCAAACCTGACCGGCGCCACCTTCACAAAAGCGAATCTGGGGGGCGCCATGTGGACGGACGGAATAAAATGTAAGGAAGAGTCAGTGGGAGTCTGCAATAAATAA
- a CDS encoding alpha/beta hydrolase — MADPEDRFDDKIDPETKAFLEAARKAELPPLSRETYVERRRFVDVMALKTSPSLKGIKSREDRTIHGSEGEIPVRVYTPEGEGPFPVLLFFHGGGWVVGSLAMEEHVCLALAEKTPCLVLSVDYRLAPEHPFPAGLHDCYDAFLWARAEAHTFGGDGERIALSGESAGANLAAALTLLARDRGVPAAALQVLFNPVTDLTSFNTASHRKFARGFILSLEDMEATRSLYVPREEDLSDPYVSPLCARSLRGLPSALVITSGFDPLRDEGEAYAKRLKDEGVQVRLIRYKDTIHGFIYFLRSSENTKDALKAASDALREAFGT; from the coding sequence ATGGCAGATCCGGAAGACCGGTTCGACGATAAAATAGATCCGGAGACAAAGGCTTTTCTCGAAGCAGCACGGAAGGCTGAACTCCCGCCCCTTTCACGGGAGACATACGTTGAAAGGAGAAGGTTCGTGGATGTCATGGCGCTCAAAACTTCGCCCTCCTTGAAAGGCATAAAAAGCAGGGAGGATCGAACAATTCATGGATCGGAAGGAGAGATACCGGTCAGGGTCTATACCCCCGAGGGCGAAGGTCCCTTTCCCGTGTTACTTTTTTTTCATGGGGGAGGCTGGGTGGTGGGAAGCCTGGCAATGGAGGAGCATGTCTGCCTGGCACTCGCGGAGAAGACCCCTTGCCTTGTCCTTTCCGTTGATTACAGGCTCGCCCCGGAGCATCCTTTCCCCGCGGGCCTCCATGATTGTTACGACGCCTTTCTCTGGGCCCGTGCCGAGGCCCACACTTTCGGCGGCGATGGAGAAAGGATCGCATTAAGCGGTGAAAGCGCCGGAGCCAATCTCGCTGCAGCTCTCACGCTCCTGGCAAGGGACAGGGGTGTGCCCGCGGCGGCGCTTCAGGTCCTCTTCAATCCGGTGACGGACCTTACCTCCTTTAATACCGCGTCTCATCGTAAATTCGCCCGTGGTTTCATCCTGAGCCTGGAGGACATGGAGGCTACCCGTTCCCTTTATGTGCCCCGCGAGGAGGACCTCTCCGATCCTTATGTATCTCCCTTATGCGCACGGAGCTTGCGGGGGCTGCCTTCCGCCCTGGTCATAACTTCAGGTTTCGATCCTTTACGGGACGAGGGAGAAGCGTATGCGAAGCGACTGAAAGATGAAGGTGTGCAGGTGAGGCTCATCCGCTATAAAGATACAATCCACGGGTTCATCTATTTTTTGAGATCGAGTGAAAATACCAAAGATGCACTCAAGGCGGCATCGGACGCACTACGGGAGGCATTCGGAACATAG
- a CDS encoding MFS transporter, with protein MPPEENRPPSTWSPLSDPFFRSLWIANVVSLVGTWMRDVAVSWLMTSLTTSTFIVAIVQTATMLPFFLLALPAGALADILDRRRLLLFSQFWMFIAALGLGVTTTLGMTTPVVLLSFTFLLSVGAALNAPAWQAIIPELVRRDELPAAITLGSVGFNIARVVGPALGGFLVGTIGPGATFLLNAFSFWGVLVVLKRWRRVPHESSLPAERLMSAMRVGMRYVRNAPKVQAALIHIAVFSLLSSALWAFLPILARTYAGLSAVGYGSLLGFFGAGGLFGATILPRMKRAASMNVLTIGITFSFAAVFLTLSAVRFFPVLALAMGVGGIGWMVLVSVLSTVVQAVTPTWVRGRVVSVYMFVFFGGLAGGGALWGAVATWLGIPLAFVVAAGCLVIGGIVTYPFTLSEGEGMDLRPSEGWGGATHVAEGMELEEKPILVIVEYTIKPEDGVDFMKAVGSLKSIRLRDGAIRWNLFHDISDPSSYVESFIVESWMEHLRQHERLTISDREIQDRVRAYHSGEGGLKVRHFVVEPVVREERKKEAAWLLFRRRP; from the coding sequence ATGCCCCCTGAAGAAAATAGGCCCCCTTCCACCTGGAGCCCCCTGTCCGATCCCTTCTTCCGGAGCCTCTGGATTGCCAATGTAGTCTCCCTTGTAGGCACCTGGATGCGTGACGTTGCGGTATCGTGGCTCATGACGTCCCTTACGACATCCACTTTCATTGTCGCTATCGTGCAGACTGCTACCATGCTGCCCTTCTTTCTCCTCGCACTGCCGGCAGGGGCACTTGCCGACATACTGGACAGACGAAGGCTGCTCCTCTTTTCGCAGTTCTGGATGTTCATTGCAGCTCTCGGCCTCGGGGTCACCACCACCCTCGGCATGACCACGCCTGTCGTGCTTCTCTCCTTTACCTTCCTCCTTAGTGTGGGCGCGGCGCTCAATGCCCCTGCGTGGCAGGCGATCATTCCGGAACTGGTACGCAGGGACGAGCTTCCCGCTGCCATAACATTGGGTTCCGTGGGCTTCAATATCGCCCGTGTCGTAGGTCCTGCCCTGGGCGGCTTTTTAGTGGGGACGATCGGCCCCGGCGCCACTTTCCTGCTCAATGCCTTCTCCTTCTGGGGCGTCCTGGTGGTGCTCAAGAGGTGGCGGAGGGTCCCCCATGAAAGCTCCCTGCCCGCGGAACGGCTCATGAGCGCCATGCGCGTGGGCATGCGGTACGTGCGCAATGCCCCGAAAGTGCAGGCCGCCCTTATCCATATCGCGGTCTTTTCCCTTCTGAGCAGCGCTCTTTGGGCATTCCTTCCCATACTGGCGAGGACGTATGCGGGCCTCTCCGCGGTAGGGTATGGAAGCCTCCTCGGGTTTTTCGGGGCCGGCGGCCTTTTCGGCGCCACCATCCTTCCCCGCATGAAGCGTGCCGCGTCCATGAACGTGCTGACCATAGGGATTACCTTCTCCTTTGCCGCAGTCTTCCTTACTTTGTCGGCGGTGAGATTCTTCCCGGTCCTTGCCCTTGCCATGGGCGTGGGCGGCATAGGGTGGATGGTCCTTGTCTCCGTGCTCTCCACGGTGGTCCAGGCAGTGACGCCCACATGGGTAAGGGGCAGGGTAGTATCGGTCTATATGTTCGTCTTTTTCGGAGGTCTTGCGGGTGGAGGCGCCCTCTGGGGTGCGGTGGCCACTTGGCTCGGCATCCCCCTTGCCTTTGTGGTGGCTGCCGGATGCCTCGTAATCGGCGGTATCGTCACCTATCCCTTCACTTTATCGGAGGGCGAGGGGATGGACCTCAGGCCCAGCGAAGGCTGGGGCGGCGCGACCCATGTGGCGGAGGGGATGGAGCTCGAAGAGAAACCCATACTGGTTATCGTGGAATATACCATCAAACCCGAAGATGGTGTAGATTTCATGAAAGCGGTGGGCTCCCTCAAGTCGATCCGCCTCCGGGACGGGGCGATACGGTGGAATCTCTTCCATGATATTTCCGACCCCAGCAGCTATGTTGAATCTTTTATTGTCGAATCATGGATGGAGCATCTGAGACAGCACGAGCGCCTCACCATATCGGATAGAGAGATTCAGGACCGGGTGCGTGCCTATCATAGTGGTGAAGGAGGGCTCAAGGTACGACATTTTGTGGTCGAGCCGGTAGTGAGGGAGGAAAGGAAGAAAGAGGCGGCCTGGCTGCTCTTCCGCCGGCGCCCCTGA